A window from Saccharomyces eubayanus strain FM1318 chromosome XIV, whole genome shotgun sequence encodes these proteins:
- the RPL42A gene encoding 60S ribosomal protein eL42 yields the protein MVNVPKTRKTYCKGKACRKHTQHKVTQYKAGKASLFAQGKRRYDRKQAGFGGQTKPVFHKKAKTTKKVVLRLECVKCKTRAQLTLKRCKHFELGGEKKQKGQALQF from the exons ATGG ttaACGTTCCAAAGACCAGAAAAACCTACTGTAAGGGTAAGGCCTGTCGTAAGCACACTCAACACAAGGTTACTCAATACAAAGCTGGTAAGGCCTCCTTGTTTGCCCAAGGTAAGAGACGTTATGACCGTAAACAAGCCGGTTTCGGTGGTCAAACTAAGCCTGTTTTCCACAAGAAAGCTAAGACTACCAAGAAGGTTGTTTTGAGATTGGAATGTGTTAAATGTAAGACCAGAGCTCAATTGACTTTGAAGAGATGTAAGCATTTCGAATTGGGTGgtgaaaagaagcaaaaggGCCAAGCCTTGCAATTCTGA
- the CBK1 gene encoding serine/threonine protein kinase CBK1: MYTSNSNHHGSASPSGQGYYMSQQQDQQQQQYSNDMNSYQQISRPPAAGFSSNYMKEQGSHQSLQEHLQQRETGNTGGGFTDIPTLNYPATPPPQNNYTAPNQMISTPPPSMGGLYRHNNNSQSLVQNGNGGGNVLQSQLSPGQYSIESEYNQNINASTSSSPFHQPQTVQSNGSYSSGLRSVKSYQRLQQEQENAQFQQQVPPAQQQNSQHQQQQQQLQFQQQQQQQQQQQQQQQQQQQQQQQQQQQQQQQQQQQQQQQQQQQQQQQQQQQQQQSPVQGGFSNGSISSYMYFERRPDLLTKGTQDKAAAVKLKIENFYQSSVKYAIERNERRVELETELTSHNWSDERKSRQLSSLGKKESQFLRLRRTRLSLEDFHTVKVIGKGAFGEVRLVQKKDTGKIYAMKTLLKSEMYKKDQLAHVKAERDVLAGSDSPWVVSLYYSFQDTQYLYLIMEFLPGGDLMTMLIRWQLFTEDVTRFYMAECILAIETIHKLGFIHRDIKPDNILIDIRGHIKLSDFGLSTGFHKTHDSNYYKKLLQEDEATNGISKPGTYNTNANDTANKRQTMVVDSISLTMSNRQQIQTWRKSRRLMAYSTVGTPDYIAPEIFLYQGYGQECDWWSLGAIMYECLIGWPPFCSETPQETYRKIMNFEQTLQFPDDIHISYEAEDLIRRLLTHADQRLGRHGGADEIKTHPFFRGVDWNTIRQVEAPYIPKLSSITDTRFFPTDELENVPDSPAMAQAAQQREQMTKQGGSAPVKEDLPFIGYTYSRFDYLTRKNAL; the protein is encoded by the coding sequence ATGTATACTAGTAACAGTAATCATCATGGAAGTGCGTCTCCCTCAGGACAAGGCTATTATATGTCACAGCAACAAGatcaacagcagcaacagtATTCCAACGATATGAATTCCTACCAACAAATATCTAGACCGCCTGCTGCAGGATTCAGCAGTAACTATATGAAGGAGCAAGGCTCTCATCAATCATTGCAAGAACATTTACAGCAACGTGAGACCGGCAACACGGGCGGTGGTTTTACAGATATCCCAACACTAAATTATCCTGCCACACCGCCGCCACAGAATAACTATACCGCACCAAATCAGATGATTAGCACCCCACCTCCATCCATGGGAGGTCTTTACAGGCACAATAACAATTCTCAGAGCCTGGTGCAAAACGGCAATGGAGGCGGAAATGTTCTGCAATCCCAATTATCTCCAGGTCAGTATTCCATAGAATCAGAGTataatcaaaatataaatgCCAGCACGTCTAGTAGCCCATTCCATCAACCGCAAACAGTCCAGAGCAATGGATCGTACTCAAGTGGGTTAAGAAGCGTTAAGAGTTATCAAAGATTAcagcaagaacaagaaaatgccCAGTTTCAACAACAAGTGCCTCCAGCGCAGCAGCAAAATTCACAGcatcaacagcaacagcaacaacttcaatttcagcaacaacaacaacagcaacaacaacagcaacagcaacaacaacagcaacaacaacaacaacaacaacaacaacaacagcaacagcaacagcaacagcaacaacaacaacaacaacaacaacaacaacaacagcagcaacagcaacagcaacagcaacaatcACCTGTTCAGGGAGGCTTCAGCAATGGTAGCATATCTAGCTACATGTATTTCGAAAGACGGCCTGACCTGCTGACGAAAGGAACACAAGATAAAGCAGCCGCTGTGAAGTTgaagattgaaaatttcTACCAATCATCCGTTAAGTACGCCATTGAAAGAAACGAAAGAAGAGTGGAATTAGAAACCGAACTCACATCTCATAATTGGTCGGACGAAAGAAAATCTAGGCAACTGAGTTCTTTAGGTAAGAAAGAATCTCAATTTTTAAGGTTGCGCAGAACGAGATTATCGTTGGAAGACTTCCACACCGTCAAAGTTATCGGGAAAGGTGCTTTTGGTGAAGTGAGACTTgtccaaaaaaaagacactGGAAAAATATACGCAATGAAAACCTTATTAAAATCTGAGATGTACAAAAAGGACCAGTTAGCCCACGTCAAGGCTGAAAGGGATGTATTGGCCGGTAGTGACTCTCCATGGGTTGTTTCATTATACTACTCCTTCCAAGATACTCAATATCTATATTTGATCATGGAATTCTTACCTGGTGGTGATTTGATGACTATGCTGATCAGATGGCAATTATTCACGGAGGATGTAACCAGGTTTTATATGGCAGAATGTATTTTAGCCATCGAGACTATTCATAAATTGGGCTTTATTCACAGAGATATCAAACCAgataatattttgattGATATTAGAGGCCACATAAAGCTATCTGATTTTGGGCTATCTACAGGTTTTCATAAGACTCACGATTCGAACTACTATAAAAAGCTATTACAAGAAGATGAGGCTACCAATGGTATTTCCAAGCCAGGTACCTACAATACAAATGCAAATGATACCGCGAATAAAAGACAAACAATGGTTGTGGATTCTATTAGTTTGACGATGTCGAATAGACAACAAATACAAACGTGGAGGAAATCACGCCGTTTGATGGCTTACTCTACAGTGGGTACGCCAGATTATATCGCGCCTGAAATTTTCTTATACCAAGGTTATGGGCAAGAATGTGATTGGTGGTCACTTGGTGCGATTATGTATGAATGTTTAATTGGTTGGCCTCCATTCTGTTCTGAAACCCCACAAGAGACGTACAGAAAAATCATGAACTTTGAACAAACTTTACAATTCCCAGACGATATCCATATCTCTTATGAAGCGGAAGATCTTATCCGCCGACTTTTAACGCATGCTGATCAAAGACTTGGTAGACACGGTGGCGcagatgaaataaaaactcATCCGTTTTTCCGTGGTGTCGATTGGAATACAATTAGACAAGTAGAAGCACCATACATACCAAAGTTGAGCTCCATTACGGATACCAGGTTCTTCCCAACAGACGAGTTAGAGAACGTACCTGATTCTCCAGCTATGGCACAAGCTGCCCaacaaagagaacaaaTGACAAAGCAAGGTGGAAGCGCACCAGTTAAAGAAGATTTGCCGTTCATTGGTTACACTTACTCCAGGTTTGATTATTTGACAAGAAAGAATGCGCTATAG